A single region of the Vicia villosa cultivar HV-30 ecotype Madison, WI linkage group LG4, Vvil1.0, whole genome shotgun sequence genome encodes:
- the LOC131594166 gene encoding uncharacterized protein LOC131594166, whose translation MVTDRELALMNKIDSVYPNMSHLLCTFHISNNVSMKCKEYVQLEIQEHFIDQWNSMMYSNTKDEFDVHLNHFESVCGDIPSFVKYVKETWLTPYKERFVSAWTNIVAHLGNTTTNRVESAHWRLKNMLTTSRGDLCASWDAVNTMLKL comes from the exons ATGGTGACGGACCGGGAACTTGCATTAATGAATAAAATTGATTCTGTGTACCCAAATATGTCTCATTTGTTGTGCACGTTTCATATTTCAAACAACGTTAGCATGAAATGTAAAGAGTATGTGCAATTAGAAATACAAGAACATTTCATCGATCAATGGAACAGCATGATGTATTCAAATACAAAAGATGAATTTGATGTACATCTGAACCACTTCGAGAGTGTATGTGGTGATATTCCATCATTtgtcaagtatgtgaaagaaacaTGGTTAACACCATATAAAGAAAGGTTTGTTTCTGCATGGACTAACATAGTCGCTCATTTAGGGAACACAACAACAAACAG AGTGGAGTCTGCACATTGGAGACTGAAGAACATGTTGACGACAAGTCGTGGTGATTTATGTGCGAGTTGGGATGCTGTGAACACAATGTTGAAGCTGTAG